The Acetobacter oryzifermentans genomic interval TTCCCTTGTGGTGCATGTGTCCGGCCCGGAACTGACAGTGCAGCTTTCGCACCTGCATGAAGCCCTTACCAGCGAGCGTGATGCCCTGCACAACATGCTGGACAGCAACCCGCTGGGCCATGCGGTGCTAGATCACTTCCCGCGCTTTTTGGGTGGCAACATGGTGCCAGATGGGCGTGCAGGCTCAGAAGGTGGCATGGATTTTGCAGGCTCCATGACTAACGTGCTGACATCCACCTTTGGTTCGGTTGGCACCATGGTGGTGATTATTATTGCCGGGGTGTATTTTGCGCTTTCACCCCACCTGTATGCCAACGGCATTTTGCGCATAACGCCTGTAGCCTACCGCAGCACCATGCGCACTGTGTTGCTTACAACCGGCCACGCTCTAACCGCTTGGGTGGCGGGCCAGATGCTGGATATGACGGTTGTGGGCATGCTGACATGGAGCGGCCTTTCCCTGCTGGGCATGCCGTTGGCGCTGCCTTTGGGGCTGGTGGCGGGGCTGGCCAATTTTGTGCCGTATCTGGGTACGTTTATTGGGGCCGTGCCTGCGTTGCTGATTGCACTTTCCGTTGGCCCGCGTGAGGCCATGATGGTGGCGGGCCTGTATGCTGCTATTCAGACGTTTGAAGGGTATGTGATGTCTCCCTTCATTCAAAAACGTGCGGTGCGGATGCCGCCTGCGCTCACCATTCTTTCGCAAACAATTTTTGGTGCGTTTTTGGGTATGTGGGGTTTTATTTTTGCCTCCCCCATTACGGCGGTGCTTCTGGCTGTAGCCAGCCGTCTTTCCGCACCTCTCCCCCCGAACGAGGAAGTGTAATTGCACCTTACGCAAGGGGCCAAACCGCTGTTTTTTTACACTTTCCCACTGGTCATAATAGAACAGGACATGCAAGCTGATGATGGCAAGAAGTTCCGCAGGAAGGAAACCCCGCATGTCTACCACGCCAGATGCGTATCAAAAATTTCGTCATCTCAGCCCATTTGAACTGAAAGATGAGCTTATAAAGCTGGCCTCTGGTCGTGCCCAGCGCGCCATGTTGGATGCCGGGCGTGGCAACCCCAATTTTCTGGCAACATTGCCCCGGCAAGGGTTTTTCCAGCTTGGCATGTTTGCCGCGGCAGATTCTGCTTTAACCTTTTCCTACATGGCAGAAGGCGTAGGCGGTGTGCCCCGGCGTGAGGGTATAGAGGCACGGTTTGAGGCATTTTTGGCAGATAACCAGAACGTGCCGGGTATTTCCTTTTTGCGCCGTGCCGTATCTTATGTGCGCGACCAGCTTGGCCTGCCCGCAGATGAATTTTTGCTGGAAATTACATCCGGTATTTTAGGCTGTGATTACCCCACACCGCCGCGTATGCTGCGTTATACGGAAAAAGTGGTACGCCATTACCTGCTGCACGAAATGGCAGGCGGCACCATGCCAGAAAGCACAACAAACCTGTTTGCGCTGGAAGGTGGCACGGCGGCCATTAGCTATATTTTTGCATCGCTACGTGAAAACGGGCTGATCAATCCGGGTGATAAAGCGGCTATCGGCATGCCGGTGTTTACCCCGTATGTAGAAATTCCCGAACTGCGTGATTACCAGTTGCAGGAAGTGGCCATTAACGCCTGCCCGGAACAAGGCTGGCAATACCCGGATGAAGAGCTGGATAAGCTGCTTGATCCATCCGTTAAGATCTTTCTGGTGGTTAACCCCAGCAACCCCCCATCTGTGCGGATAAGTGATGAAGGGCTGGCCCGCATTGCCGAGATTGTTAAAAAACGGCCAGACCTCATTATTGTAACAGACGATGTGTACGGCACGTTTGCAGATGATTTCCGCTCTATTTACGCCATCTGCCCGCATAATACTATTTTGGTGTATTCCTTCTCCAAATATTTCGGTTCTACGGGTTGGCGTCTGGGTGTGATTGCCATGCACGAACAAAACGTGCTGGATGAGGCACTGGCGGCGCTGCCAGAAGCTGAAAAGGTTGAGCTGGATAAACGCTATGCCTCGCTTACGCCAGATGTGCGCGGCCTGAAGTTTTTGGATAGGCTGGTGGCAGATAGCCGCACCGTGGCCCTTAACCATACAGCAGGGCTTTCTACCCCGCAGCAGGTTCAAATGGTGCTGTTTGCCCTGTTTGCGTTAATAGATGGGCGGGATGCGTATAAAAACGCCCTTAAGCGTTTGCTGCATCGGCGCGAACTGGCCTTGTATCGAGATCTGGGCGTAAAAGCCCCGGATGATGCTGGCAGCACGCATTATTACACGCTGATAGATTTGGTAAATGTGGTGACACAGCTTTACGGCACCCGCTTTGCCCGCTGGTTGATGACACGTATGGATTATCAGACAATCCTGTTCCGTATTGCAGAGGAAACAGGCGTTGTGCTGCTGCCGGGGGATGGCTTTGCCGTAAAACGCCCCTCGGCCCGTGCCTCGCTGGCCAACCTGAACGAGTATCAATACGCTGCCATTGGGGCCGCCCTGCGCCGCATGGCTGGTGAGTATTATGACCGCTACCGGCAGGAAAAAGGGCTGAACAGTAAAGGGGAATAACGTGTTTAGCCAAAACCCTATTATACCATGCAGGCAGAGCATTTTTTAAATCCCGCCTGATATGTGGGTGGCACAGAAAACACCTCTTCCAACTGTGCAGTTCTAGAAAGATTACAAAATAAAAAGAGGCCCTGTTTGTAAAAGCAGGGCCTCTTTTATGATAGCTGAAAGGTTTGAGAACCTATCAGGCAGAACGTATCTGCGCGTTTGGCTGCACGTCTTCTACAAGCGGGTAAACACCCGTTGCCTGTAGGGTAATGGACAGCATGGCAATTTCGTTACGGTCTGTTTGTGTATCTAGCGGCAGGGTGGCGTTGCCGTTTGTCCATGCACATTCGGCCCACCCCATATTATGCCAGCCAGCCGGTTTGTGAGGCTGAAGGTGCGCTGTAATGGGGGTTGCACGCTTACGAGCTGTTACAAGTTGAATATCAGCCACAGCAACACCCAACAGGCGCCGATCATCCACAAAAGGCCCAACCACATCAGCCGGGCGGCTTGCGCGGGAAACAATCTGAACAGACTGCGTGCCCGGCGGCAGTATAAAGCTGTAATGCTGGTTGGCACAGCGTACTGGCCGGATAACAGCCCCTGTTTGCGTAACAAGGTGCAGGTTGGGGTCTGCTGTTAAGGTGGCGGCTGCGGCTGGTGTCTGGCTGCCTGCTACATGGCTTGCGCGATTTTTGAATTTATCAAAAAGCGGTTTTACAAAATCAACATCCACACATAATGGGGCGGCGGCATCTTCTGCCCATGTGCGCGTTTTGCTGTGTAACTGCACAACCGTGCCATTTTGGCGGAAGCTACGGCGGTTGCCTGTATCCAGATAGCTTTCTGTGAGCACACCATCTACCGAGATCACGGCATGGTCTGCTGTTTCTATATGGTAATATGGATAAGACGTGATGGATTTATCGTAAAAAATGGAAGCGCCATTTACCAGCATACGCGCAGGCACAAACTGCCCGTTAAAGAACAGGCAATGTTCTGCCGTTACCAGCATATCCTTGTTAGGTACGCCATCTGCCAAAGCATTTTTTAGAATGCGTACGGGGTATCCGGCTTCATCATCCGGCAGGCTGGGGGTTACAACAGTAAAGGCCTGCCCAGCCCAGATAACCTGCTGTGTGGTTTCTGTATTGTTTTTCCAGTCATATACAAAAATATCTGTACCTGCCTGAATGTCTTCCACTGCCACATCACCCTGCGGGGTGCGCACCATGCTGCCTGCCAGAAAACATGCGCCTGTATCACTCTGTTCACCAAACAGAATGTAGCCATCGCTGTAGGTTACGGTGGGGGCGGGCTCTACATTGGCGGCGGAAGATGTTGCATACCCTTTAATGGTTACAACCGTGGTGGTTTTACCATCAACGGTGGACTGGATAAGCAGATCATCCCCACTTACGGCAGTGGACAGCGCATCATCACTATAAGATGTGCTGGAGGCAATCTTGATCTGGTCTCCATACACAAAGTTTTCGACATTCAGGGAATCTCCTGAAAGATCGCTTAAAGATGTGCTGCCAATAACAAGTTGCCCACCGGGGATATTGTGGAAATCAATCTTGTTGCCGCCATCAATATTGGCAATGCCAGAGAATATAACCGTGCCGCCTTCAATATTAAAGCGTCCAGCATTGATGTTGGAATAATTGGTGCCTGCATCTAGCACGCCACCTTTGTAAATATTGTAAACAGCCTGGTTGCCGTTAAAATCATTACCAACGGATAATGTGCCGTTGGTAATATTGTAAACGGCCTGATTACCGTTGAATTCATTGCTTACGGTAAGTGTGCCGCCATCAATATTAACGGTGCCCCCAGCCGCGTTGGTGATATCTCCACCTGCCCCGAGGAAACCAGGCACAACAGAAACAGTGGCGCCATCTGTAATATTAATGGTTGCCGCATTGAGGTTGAGGTAGCCCGCAATTTTAAGCAACGCACCATTGGTTACGTTCAGCGTTGGGCCTGTGCCCAAACCGGCTGTCGCGTTATCTGGTGGGGTATCAGTGGATTGCGTACCGCCGCCGTTGTAGTTTGTCCAACTTGTATTGGTGGAAACGGTTGTTACATCATCTGCCATGTTCTTGAGCCTTGAATATGCAGTTGGCTTCAAATCCACAATTTGGATAAGAAATATTTAATATTCTTTCAAAAATACATTAATATTCTCTAAACAACAAAGTTATGAAAATATTATCAAAACAGGAAATAGAAAAATATTTACTTCGAATAAGCACGATTTTTAATAATTTATATTTCATATTCATCTGAATATTCGATATGTAAATGCTGTGATGCAGGAATGCTTTTCTAAAAAGCACAGATATAACAATGAATTATATGATATTAATTTACAAAATTAATAAATGTTATGCCATTTATTTGTTTCTAATATTGTACAGTATAAAAAGCGGCCCATATTTGGGCCGCTTTTCAGAAATATCTTTTTGAAAACTTTTAGATGCTTGCGTTCATATTTATTCGTTATGCCCAAAAACCGGGCGCGTGCTTTCAAACAGGAACCACGTGCGGCGTTCGGTTTCATCAATCCAGTTTTCAATCAGGCTGGTTGTGGCCACATCCCCGGCATCGGATGCAATAGCATGCACAGCGCGCAGGCGTTTGGTGAGTGTAAGGTTATCTTCCCGCAGTTCTGAGAGCATGTCTTCGGGTGTTACGTAGAGGGCATCGTTATCAGAAATTTTGGTTTTGCGGGCAATTTCTCCCACAGAATGCAGCGTGGTGCCGCCAATCTTGCGGGCGCGTTCGGCCATGGGGTCTGTCATGGCAAAAATCTGCTGGCTTTGTTCATCCAAAAGCAGGTGGTAATCCCGAAAGTGGCGGCCGCTCATATGCCAATGAAAGTTCTTGGTTTTAATATACAGGGCAAACACATCGGCCAGAACTTCGGACAAACCACCTGCTACGGCCTTTACCTTATCGGCCTTCAGGTCTGTTGGCGTGCCAAGATATTCCTTGATATGGGCTTCTTTTGCTGTGGCTGTGCTCATGGTTTGAACGAACCTCCTGTTTTCACTTTTTGGCAACACCACCAGTGGTGCCTGCCAAGTGCTGCTTTTACACGTGGTGCCATATAGGCATGATGCAAGGCCTGACATGGAAAGATCATAATCCTCACATTCATGTGAATGTCAGGAAGCAACGCGTTTAAGGGGTATCAAGTTCCGTGCGCAGGGGGCGGGTTAAAAGCTGTTCCTGCGCTTGTGGCAGCGTGATCTTGCCTTCCAGAAAAGCGGCAATGCAGGCGGTAATGGGCACATCTACCTTGTGGTGGCGGGCCAATGCCAGCAGGGCATCTGCTGTGGTTACCCCCTCCGCCACGCCGGGCAGGGTGGCCAACGCGCTTTGGGCCGCATTCCCTCGGCCCAAAGCCAAGCCCATCTGATAATTGCGCGATGCCTCGCCCGTGCAGGTTAGCAATAGGTCTCCCAACCCGGCAAGGCCTGCCAGTGTGGCGGGTTGTGCCCCCAAGGCTACGCCAAGGCGGGTTATTTCTGCCAATCCACGGGTTATCAGGGCCGCGCGGGCGTTTTCTCCCAACCCAGCGCCAATGGTAATGCCTGCGGCCACGGCAATAACGTTTTTAGCCGCGCCGCCAAGCTGCACGCCGGTAATATCTGCGCTGGCATACAGGCGCAGGCGCGGGGTAGAGAGCAGATCCACCAATTTGCGCGCCAGCTCCATATTGGCCGAGGCCACAACAGATGCCGCAGGTAAATTGGCTGCAACCTCACGCGCAAAATTGGGGCCAGAAAGCACAGCCCCCGGCACATCTGGCCGCAACCGATGCAGCACATCCAGCGGAAAAGCCAGTGTGCTGCGTTCTATGCCCTTGCAGCATAGCACAGCAGGCACGCCTACAGGCACCAACGGCAGAACAGAGGCCATATGCTGGGTGGGAATAACCATAAGCGCACACGCCACATCTGCCGGGGGCGGCGCAGAGGAAACGGTGATGGAATCTGGTAACGGAAAATCTGGCAAACGCGGCATAGCGCCAGAGGGCAAGCGGGCGGGGTTACGCGCCCATAAATAAACCTGTGCCCCAGTGCGGGCCATATGTAGGGCCAGCGCAGTACCCCATGCGCCAGCACCCATAACCAGAATACGGTGTTTCATTCTTTAAGCGGTGCCAGAACCCAAACCGGGGCGCAAGCACAACATAAAGCAGCAGCCCCGCGCTTAGGCAGATAGCGCCACGCCAGCAGCAGCAGGCACCATGTGGGCTGGAACTTCGGCTTTTTTCATGTGTTTTAGCCGGGCCTCACGCAGCAGGCAGACAACGCCTTTTACGCAGTTCCCGCACTGAGCCTTGCAGTTGCGCGCGGCATAAATGTCACGCGGGCGGGTTGCCCCGTCTGCCACAGCGGCTTCAACGTCTTTGTGAGTGAGACGATTGCAAGAGCAGACAACCATACGCAGCACCTTTGTGGTGGTTGATCGATTCTGGAGAGACTTCATCACAAGTAAGAATGAATCGCAATTCTTTTTTGCAAAAGAGTTGCAACTCTTCGAGAGGAAAATGCGTCCATAGGCTAAAATTTAGGAAGCTCAGCTCTGTTGTTTGCCTTAGTTTTAATGCAGGAGGCGGGCAGATGGTGCGCCCAACAGTATGTAAGAGAACATGATCGAAATAGAATCTACAAAATGATATAGGGTGGGCAGACTATATTTTTGAAGTTTTCATTGGGGATGTTTATTTGTGATTAAAAATTTTTTGGAGGCAAATGGCACCTATCTCGTTGAAATATTTACAAGTCGTAAAGTGCTGCGCTGTTTTTATGTTTTTTTTGCACTGATTACTGGAATGTTTTGCGTTATTTTAACGCCGCCTTTTCAGGTGGCGGATGAGCCTGCCCATTTTATGCGGGTTTTGGAAATTGCGGATAATGAGCTGGTTGGCGTCAAATATTCTCGTCTAGCAAGCGGCACCATGCTTTCGCAGTCCGTGCCCGTGCTTGAGGGTATTTTTGATAAGCTGGCTCTTTCACATCAAAGCAAGGTCACACCGGAAATGCTAGCTCAGGCCATGGCCGTGCCTTGGTCTGGCAACAAGGTTTCTGTTGGGTTGTCCAACACCGTTATTTATCCGCCTACCTCCTATATAGGGGCCGTAGGAGGGGTGTGGTGGGCACGCTTTTTACATTCAAGTTTGCTGGGTACGTTTTACCTTGCCCGTGTAGGTAATCTGCTTGCAGATATGGCAGTAAGTGTGCTGGCACTTTATTTGATGCCACAGACAGGCATTTTTCTGCTGGTTATTTTGGCGCTGCCCATGAGCATAAGCCTTATGAGTTCCTGTTCGCAGGATGGCATGGTGCTGGCACTTGCGGCGCTGGGTATTGCATGCTCGTTGAATGGATTACGGCAAAGCGCTGTTTGGCAAAAATACATTCTGGCCTGTTTGGGGGGGCTGGCTTTTGGATGCGTGGCCGCCGCCAAAGCACCTTATCTTGTTATGGCATGTGTGCCTGTCCTCTTTATGAACAGGGATAATGTTAAATATGTTATCACATCATGTGCCATGAGTGTGGGTGTTTTTTCTATCTGGGTTGAATGTGGAATCCGCCCGGTTCTGACAGAACTTGCACCGCAAGGCGCTTCTGCGGCTGGGCAGCTTTCTTTCATACGCGAGCACCCCATCCTGCTGGTAGAAAGTATTTTTAACAGTTTGGAAACATACGGGAACTATCTGGTTAATCAGGCTATTGGCGTGCTTGGCTGGCTGGATTTGCCGCTTTCTTCTGGAATGTACAGATTTGCCACTATTTTGCTGGGCTGCACTTTTGCTCTCCCTTTTTTGTGCATGAGGTCTCTGAAAACCCGAGAGAAAGCAGCCGTGCGAGTGTGCGGTTTGGTGCTGATCATGTTGGCTGCGGTCGCAGGTATCTTTATGGCATTGTATGTGACATGGACACCTGTAGGAAAAAATATTGTTGATGGCGTGCAGGGAAGATATTTTTTGCCCATTGTTATGCTGGGTACACTTTATCCCTTTTTGTGGAAGCAGTATGAAATGTCTGAAGATATTCAGCATTCAAAAAAACATGATGTCATAGCAAATATTTTTGCAAACTGTTTTGTTGTGGCGTTTATGGTCTGCTGTTATGCGGCTGTGTGTCAGGCTCTTTCCTACAGGTATTGGTGAATATCATGCAGATGCACCATTTGCATGAAAACGCATGATTTGTAATTTTCTATAATTTATAAAAACCAGGTATATTCATGAATATTCGTGCCAGCTATTCCATTGCAATCATTATCGCAATTCCGATCTTTATTCATTTTCTGGGTCTGTTGAACATCTTATCTTCAGATCCGTTACAGATTTACCTGAATTTCGGAGGAGAGCATTCCGCAATTCTGGATGGAAGCCCTGGCTGGGTTGATCCAAATGCAGGCGCAACAACGCAAGCGCTTGGGCATGAAGCCGCGCGGCAATGGTTGTCTGGCCATATTCCGTGGTGGGAGCGTTTTTCTGGCATGGGGTTGCCTCTTGCGGCAGAAATGCAAAATTCTGCATTGTTTTTCCCGTTTGTTCTCCTGCTGATCTTTGCAAACGGTGTTCTTTATTTAAAAATTGCAATGCAGATTATGTCCGGCCTGTTCATGCTGGGTTTTTTGTATGAAATGCGCCTTTCCCGGCTTACGGCTCTTACGGGCGCCATATTGATTGAACTGAGCGGAACACTTGCTTGGTTTGCGCATGGGCCCATTATGCCGCTCCCCTTTCTGCCGCTGCTGGCATGGGGGGTGTGGCGGAGTTGTCAGCCAGACCTTAAAACCCGGCTTGGCGGCTGTTTTATAACAGCACTGGCCATTGCGGGTTCTCTTTACGCCGGTTTTCCCGAAACAGCGTTTATGAGCGGCCTGCTAGTACTGTGCATTGCAATATGGCGGGTATGCACCTTGCGTGGCAAATGGTTGCAAGGTGCGTTGCCTATTGGGGTTGGCGGCATACTGGGGCTGTTTTTAAGTGCTCCTGCGGTTGTGCCTTTTCTTAGCCTGTTGCGCATTGGTTTTCTGGGCCAGAACACCAATTATCATGATGCGCATATGTTGGCGGCAAACCCTGCGCAAACCCTGTTTCCGTATCTTTTTGGCCCACCATTATATGCACTTTCTGCCGGAGGAGGTTCCGTAGCCGTTGATGTTTGGTGGCACACCGGAGGATATTGTGACATCGCGCTGATTTTTGCGGGCTGTGTAGGATTGTTCATGGCTTTCTCACGCGGGACTTCTTTCCGTGGGTTGCGCTTTGTGCTGGGGGGCTATTTGCTTCTTTCGGGGTTAAAAGCTGTAGGGTTTATACCTGTCAGCCGTCTTATAGACGTTATTCCCGGTATCAAGCAGACAATGTTTTACGTCTATATTGCACCGGGATGGTGGTTTGCTCTTACGTTACTGTCCTGCATGCTGCTTGATGATTTGAATACATCAAACCAACATTCGGGCCGTAAATCTATAAAGTTTGCTTTGGCTGGCACCCTTGTTGGCAGCGTTATATGCCTTTTTAAAGCGCGCCCACATATTATGGATTTTTATAATCACCCTGGGTACAAATGGTATCTGGGTTTATCTTTGATATGGGCAACCCTTGTGCTTACGGTATTAAGTGTTTCATTACTTGGTAAGCGTAAACATACTGTGGTTGCAGCACTTGTCGTAAATGCAGCGGTGTTGTTTTTTATACCCACCTTAACAGGCGTGCGTCCGGCACCGGTGGATACAGATGCTCTATCCTTGCTCAAACAGCTCACCACGCAAAAACGTCTTGTAAGTTTTGGCGTGTTTCCGCCCAATTATGGTGCGTTTTTTGGTATTCCCACCATAAACTACAATTTTCTGCCTTTGCCAGAGCGTTTTGCCGCGCAGATGGATCAGCACGTATGCCCTCATTATGATCATACAGCGTTCTTTTCCATTGGGTTGGGAAAGTTTTGTAGCGGAGATACCGAAGGTCTGACTTATGCAGGGTGGCAGGCGCCTTCTGTGTCTTTTCAGGATGGGCTTGCCTGGTTGCAGCAACATAATACCGGGGTCATCATGTATCCGGCAAATCTGCAATTCTGGCATGATCGGATCGGCACGCGCATTCCTGCACAGGCCAACAGTTATCAAAACCTTGGTGGCACTCCGGTTTCGGGTGTTTTTTCTCATCCTGAACTTGCGGGCGCAACGTTACGGCGTGTTGGTACAGGTTTGGGAACATACAATGGGGCTGCAAAAGGTGTGTGGCATATCAAATTATGCAGCAAAGAAAACTGCACTATAGCTGATGGAAAGCTTGAATATGCTGCCGATAACCTTGTTACATGGTTGAACTTGTCTACCCCACTTACGATTGAAGCAAACCAAACCCAACTGACATATTCCATTTGGAGCGATGCACCAGCCCAACCAGCAGCGATAGCCCTGTGGCCGGGAGAGGGCGGTAAGCCGATGCCGTTACTGACATTGGATATTGATCTGCCCAGAAGCTCCAATACCCGGCAACTCCTTAATAACGGCCATGTTGTTATTGAGGATCTTTCTGGCACAATGCCTTATTATCATGCAGATAATTGTGTTGTTACTTTTAAAGACTACACGCACGTCCATGCGGAGTGTGACAAACCGGGAAATCTTTTCCGTAACGAATTTTATGACGAAGGCTGGACTGCGGTTGTAAA includes:
- a CDS encoding Dps family protein, with protein sequence MSTATAKEAHIKEYLGTPTDLKADKVKAVAGGLSEVLADVFALYIKTKNFHWHMSGRHFRDYHLLLDEQSQQIFAMTDPMAERARKIGGTTLHSVGEIARKTKISDNDALYVTPEDMLSELREDNLTLTKRLRAVHAIASDAGDVATTSLIENWIDETERRTWFLFESTRPVFGHNE
- a CDS encoding DUF2142 domain-containing protein; the encoded protein is MFCVILTPPFQVADEPAHFMRVLEIADNELVGVKYSRLASGTMLSQSVPVLEGIFDKLALSHQSKVTPEMLAQAMAVPWSGNKVSVGLSNTVIYPPTSYIGAVGGVWWARFLHSSLLGTFYLARVGNLLADMAVSVLALYLMPQTGIFLLVILALPMSISLMSSCSQDGMVLALAALGIACSLNGLRQSAVWQKYILACLGGLAFGCVAAAKAPYLVMACVPVLFMNRDNVKYVITSCAMSVGVFSIWVECGIRPVLTELAPQGASAAGQLSFIREHPILLVESIFNSLETYGNYLVNQAIGVLGWLDLPLSSGMYRFATILLGCTFALPFLCMRSLKTREKAAVRVCGLVLIMLAAVAGIFMALYVTWTPVGKNIVDGVQGRYFLPIVMLGTLYPFLWKQYEMSEDIQHSKKHDVIANIFANCFVVAFMVCCYAAVCQALSYRYW
- a CDS encoding Hint domain-containing protein; its protein translation is MADDVTTVSTNTSWTNYNGGGTQSTDTPPDNATAGLGTGPTLNVTNGALLKIAGYLNLNAATINITDGATVSVVPGFLGAGGDITNAAGGTVNIDGGTLTVSNEFNGNQAVYNITNGTLSVGNDFNGNQAVYNIYKGGVLDAGTNYSNINAGRFNIEGGTVIFSGIANIDGGNKIDFHNIPGGQLVIGSTSLSDLSGDSLNVENFVYGDQIKIASSTSYSDDALSTAVSGDDLLIQSTVDGKTTTVVTIKGYATSSAANVEPAPTVTYSDGYILFGEQSDTGACFLAGSMVRTPQGDVAVEDIQAGTDIFVYDWKNNTETTQQVIWAGQAFTVVTPSLPDDEAGYPVRILKNALADGVPNKDMLVTAEHCLFFNGQFVPARMLVNGASIFYDKSITSYPYYHIETADHAVISVDGVLTESYLDTGNRRSFRQNGTVVQLHSKTRTWAEDAAAPLCVDVDFVKPLFDKFKNRASHVAGSQTPAAAATLTADPNLHLVTQTGAVIRPVRCANQHYSFILPPGTQSVQIVSRASRPADVVGPFVDDRRLLGVAVADIQLVTARKRATPITAHLQPHKPAGWHNMGWAECAWTNGNATLPLDTQTDRNEIAMLSITLQATGVYPLVEDVQPNAQIRSA
- a CDS encoding NAD(P)H-dependent glycerol-3-phosphate dehydrogenase; translation: MKHRILVMGAGAWGTALALHMARTGAQVYLWARNPARLPSGAMPRLPDFPLPDSITVSSAPPPADVACALMVIPTQHMASVLPLVPVGVPAVLCCKGIERSTLAFPLDVLHRLRPDVPGAVLSGPNFAREVAANLPAASVVASANMELARKLVDLLSTPRLRLYASADITGVQLGGAAKNVIAVAAGITIGAGLGENARAALITRGLAEITRLGVALGAQPATLAGLAGLGDLLLTCTGEASRNYQMGLALGRGNAAQSALATLPGVAEGVTTADALLALARHHKVDVPITACIAAFLEGKITLPQAQEQLLTRPLRTELDTP
- a CDS encoding (2Fe-2S)-binding protein, whose protein sequence is MVVCSCNRLTHKDVEAAVADGATRPRDIYAARNCKAQCGNCVKGVVCLLREARLKHMKKAEVPAHMVPAAAGVALSA
- a CDS encoding AI-2E family transporter, which encodes MRPVFFRPAGRRKHAVQPPDSSAPPPHAPTPAASTAHAPEAPQLAGLEASVHKLENTVRRFYRLAVMVVTVTAAGLFVSSGGAVVMVVFASALVAVVLHAAARIISRLLHIPQWLSVMLFVLVLVGALSLVVHVSGPELTVQLSHLHEALTSERDALHNMLDSNPLGHAVLDHFPRFLGGNMVPDGRAGSEGGMDFAGSMTNVLTSTFGSVGTMVVIIIAGVYFALSPHLYANGILRITPVAYRSTMRTVLLTTGHALTAWVAGQMLDMTVVGMLTWSGLSLLGMPLALPLGLVAGLANFVPYLGTFIGAVPALLIALSVGPREAMMVAGLYAAIQTFEGYVMSPFIQKRAVRMPPALTILSQTIFGAFLGMWGFIFASPITAVLLAVASRLSAPLPPNEEV
- a CDS encoding bifunctional aspartate transaminase/aspartate 4-decarboxylase, giving the protein MSTTPDAYQKFRHLSPFELKDELIKLASGRAQRAMLDAGRGNPNFLATLPRQGFFQLGMFAAADSALTFSYMAEGVGGVPRREGIEARFEAFLADNQNVPGISFLRRAVSYVRDQLGLPADEFLLEITSGILGCDYPTPPRMLRYTEKVVRHYLLHEMAGGTMPESTTNLFALEGGTAAISYIFASLRENGLINPGDKAAIGMPVFTPYVEIPELRDYQLQEVAINACPEQGWQYPDEELDKLLDPSVKIFLVVNPSNPPSVRISDEGLARIAEIVKKRPDLIIVTDDVYGTFADDFRSIYAICPHNTILVYSFSKYFGSTGWRLGVIAMHEQNVLDEALAALPEAEKVELDKRYASLTPDVRGLKFLDRLVADSRTVALNHTAGLSTPQQVQMVLFALFALIDGRDAYKNALKRLLHRRELALYRDLGVKAPDDAGSTHYYTLIDLVNVVTQLYGTRFARWLMTRMDYQTILFRIAEETGVVLLPGDGFAVKRPSARASLANLNEYQYAAIGAALRRMAGEYYDRYRQEKGLNSKGE
- a CDS encoding glycosyltransferase family protein; the protein is MNIRASYSIAIIIAIPIFIHFLGLLNILSSDPLQIYLNFGGEHSAILDGSPGWVDPNAGATTQALGHEAARQWLSGHIPWWERFSGMGLPLAAEMQNSALFFPFVLLLIFANGVLYLKIAMQIMSGLFMLGFLYEMRLSRLTALTGAILIELSGTLAWFAHGPIMPLPFLPLLAWGVWRSCQPDLKTRLGGCFITALAIAGSLYAGFPETAFMSGLLVLCIAIWRVCTLRGKWLQGALPIGVGGILGLFLSAPAVVPFLSLLRIGFLGQNTNYHDAHMLAANPAQTLFPYLFGPPLYALSAGGGSVAVDVWWHTGGYCDIALIFAGCVGLFMAFSRGTSFRGLRFVLGGYLLLSGLKAVGFIPVSRLIDVIPGIKQTMFYVYIAPGWWFALTLLSCMLLDDLNTSNQHSGRKSIKFALAGTLVGSVICLFKARPHIMDFYNHPGYKWYLGLSLIWATLVLTVLSVSLLGKRKHTVVAALVVNAAVLFFIPTLTGVRPAPVDTDALSLLKQLTTQKRLVSFGVFPPNYGAFFGIPTINYNFLPLPERFAAQMDQHVCPHYDHTAFFSIGLGKFCSGDTEGLTYAGWQAPSVSFQDGLAWLQQHNTGVIMYPANLQFWHDRIGTRIPAQANSYQNLGGTPVSGVFSHPELAGATLRRVGTGLGTYNGAAKGVWHIKLCSKENCTIADGKLEYAADNLVTWLNLSTPLTIEANQTQLTYSIWSDAPAQPAAIALWPGEGGKPMPLLTLDIDLPRSSNTRQLLNNGHVVIEDLSGTMPYYHADNCVVTFKDYTHVHAECDKPGNLFRNEFYDEGWTAVVNGRPVQLVPAADQVQQSIRLGTGHFDIAYDYAPQHARLIFILFTVGLVGSAVVGMMACKPRKTVAEA